AGCCGTGGCTACCCCTAGCCTCTCTGAGTGGAATTTGCGCTCGCACCCCCGAGACAGCGGGGGACAACCCCGGCTTCACCGGCTGACCCGTGGGCTGCCCCGGCCCTGCGCCTGGTCTGCCTCGACATCGACGACACCCTGATCGACTTCACCGCGTCCAGCAGTGGCGCGCTGGCCGCCGTGCTCGGCCGCGACGACCTCTGGCCGCTGTGGGAGACGGTGACCGACCGGCACGTCGCCATGGTGGTGGCCGGCGACCTCGACTACGCGGCGATGCACCGCACGCGTACCCAGAGCTTCCTCAGCGAGATCGGGCGGCCCGTGTGCGTGGAGGAGGCCGCGTCGTTCGAACGACGGCGGCTGGACCTCCTGCGGCGCTCGTGGCGCCTGTTCGACGACGTGCTGCCGTGCCTGGAGTGGCTGCGGGCGGCCGGCGTCCACCTCGCGGCGGTGACCAACGCTTCCGGTGCGCACCAGCGCACCAAACTGGCCGACTTGGGGCTGGCCCGGTTCTTCGACCACATCGCCATCGCGGGCGAGATGGGCGCCGCCAAACCCGATCCGGTGATGTTTCACACAGTGTGCCTGGCCATGGGCTGCGATCCCGGCGAAGCCGTGCACGTGGGGGACAAGCTCGACACCGACGCCATCGGCGCCCGTGACGCCGGCC
The genomic region above belongs to Amycolatopsis sp. YIM 10 and contains:
- a CDS encoding HAD family hydrolase, which encodes MVCLDIDDTLIDFTASSSGALAAVLGRDDLWPLWETVTDRHVAMVVAGDLDYAAMHRTRTQSFLSEIGRPVCVEEAASFERRRLDLLRRSWRLFDDVLPCLEWLRAAGVHLAAVTNASGAHQRTKLADLGLARFFDHIAIAGEMGAAKPDPVMFHTVCLAMGCDPGEAVHVGDKLDTDAIGARDAGLGAVWLDRAATGAEVPRGVHVLEGLAGLPELLVCEFARVGVPAPR